GCAGTACGGCGCCGTTTCTTCCTTCCATCAGCCTGTAGTACCCGGGCCATTGGACGGTTTGCTCAGGAGTGATATCCTGCCATGTGACGGCATGGTCCGTGCTGCGAAAAACACCATTCGAGGAAAACGCGCAGAGCAGGGTGTTGCTTTCATGCAGTCCCATCGGCACGAGTTCCGTTCCGCTATACTTGTCCTCCGCCACTGTGGAGACATATTCCCAGCTTTGGCTCTGGTCGGTCGAGTGGTACACCTCTCCGTTCGCTGAGAAAAGGAAGAGGCCATTGTCGGTTTCAGCGAGTGAAGTTGCAGTGAATTGCAGCAGATACACCGGGGAAGGAACAAACCCTGTCAGGCTCCAGCTGATGCCTCCGTCCGTCGACCGGATGGAGGCGTTCAGTCCATAGGCCCTGGTATATCCATACATCGCTCCGTCACGTGAGTAGAAGTAAGGTTCAATGAGATAGGGAACTTCTCCCAACTCAGGTGTGCGCCAACTGTCACCGTAATCCGTAGAGATCAGTTGTCTCTCACTCAGTCCGCAAAAGAGGTGTTGACCCGGCGTCGCGTCCATGCGCACGTATCTTCCCGCCATGAGCAATCCACAGCGCTGAAGCTCCCAGTGCTCTCCCATATCGGTACTGCGATGGATGTCAGGTAATGAGGCGAGGAGGAGTGATCCCTCAGTCGATTTGACGACGGCATTGATACCGGATTCAACCGGTGCTTTGAGGTTGTCCCAGCTACGGCCGTTGTCAGTCGAATGGTAGATGTTGTTTGAATTCCAGGTGAGCAGGGATTGGTCCGGTGCGCGGTTCATCCCCGAGACGCTGCTATGCAGATACAGGCAGGATTCCCATGTATCTCCACCATCGGTGGAAACGAAATTCTCGTTTTCTTTGCAATAGAACAGAACATCGGTATCCCGGTAGAGGAGCGTGGGATACGGATCACCCCCATAGCCGGCGAGAATGCGTGTCCATTTCTGATCCCCGAGTGTGTACCGGTACAGGCCCTGCGTCCCTGCATCGATAAACCAGTGGTTCTGGTCATCACCAACCCCGGATGGATTCGGAGGGAGCTTGGGGAGTCCTTCCTGCGTGATCTCAAACCAACCCTCAAACATGGTGCTGTTGTAAAACAGCTTGCCTTTCGACAGGATCAGGAACTGATGTTTCGGAGAGATATCGAGAAGTCGATAGTCCGATGGCATCTCAATCAGCTGCCAGGTCGCCCCCTCATCTGTCGAGGATAGTACTCCCTGCTCCGTGGGAAAATACAGCGTCCCATCGCGCAGGATTAATCTTGATGAACTTACAGTTTCGGAATCCCTCAAGAGATATTCCCACGACGCACCGTCATCAGTGGATTTCAGGATCCCCCCAAATCCCTGATACGCAAGCACAGCGCCACTCGCTGCATTCATCATCCCATTCACGTGAATATTGGCCGCATCCGGTCCGGGAAGCTTCTCCCACTGCTGTGCCAACAAGGTTACGGGCAGAGAACAGAACACGAGGGTTAACACGAATAGTAGCCATTTCCCATTCATATGCATCTCCGTGCTGGTGTCTGAAAAGGAGCAGTCTATGTCAACTGTATACCTGCCTTACCCTTCGAGGACGGTACGTCGCAACAAAACGGACGAGGGACCACTCTACAGAAGCGAACTATTACCGATCAAGCAATCTGAATACGTATATAATACCACTGGGATTAGTAGAACACAATGAGCGGGGCAATGTTACAGTTGGCGAGCCTTTCATCCCAGCCGATTTTCTGTAGGTATTTCTTGTTGAACCAGGTCGCTCCTGTAGCTCAGGTGGATAGAGCATCTGCCTACCAAGTGGAACTAACAGTTAAAATCATCCGTCCACCCGCAGGGATTTACGGGGATTCTGAACAGTTGAGCCCTCAATCCGGGCGTGATTTCTGAACAGATTCTGGGAGATTTGTTCCGGAAATTCTGAACAATCGTGGATGAATGGAACACAAACTGTACGGAATCGCTTGACAGTCAACCCCCCCCCACCGTACTTTCTTCTCAGAAATGGATTTTGTAGTGCGAAACCTACAGCGTCTGGAGTGGATGTCCCTGCATCCATTGCCATTCCCGAGCTTTATTGAATCAGAGCCCGCGGTC
The genomic region above belongs to bacterium and contains:
- a CDS encoding T9SS type A sorting domain-containing protein, yielding MNGKWLLFVLTLVFCSLPVTLLAQQWEKLPGPDAANIHVNGMMNAASGAVLAYQGFGGILKSTDDGASWEYLLRDSETVSSSRLILRDGTLYFPTEQGVLSSTDEGATWQLIEMPSDYRLLDISPKHQFLILSKGKLFYNSTMFEGWFEITQEGLPKLPPNPSGVGDDQNHWFIDAGTQGLYRYTLGDQKWTRILAGYGGDPYPTLLYRDTDVLFYCKENENFVSTDGGDTWESCLYLHSSVSGMNRAPDQSLLTWNSNNIYHSTDNGRSWDNLKAPVESGINAVVKSTEGSLLLASLPDIHRSTDMGEHWELQRCGLLMAGRYVRMDATPGQHLFCGLSERQLISTDYGDSWRTPELGEVPYLIEPYFYSRDGAMYGYTRAYGLNASIRSTDGGISWSLTGFVPSPVYLLQFTATSLAETDNGLFLFSANGEVYHSTDQSQSWEYVSTVAEDKYSGTELVPMGLHESNTLLCAFSSNGVFRSTDHAVTWQDITPEQTVQWPGYYRLMEGRNGAVLLQCNRTLYCSTDQGDSWHVVLEGGSKNLGEFLLDAHRNVYEYRPSRNTENELGLLRTKDGFYWAQAELPELPVAPDEVLGLTFDDQNRLYLRTAFDGIYRMSDALTDAAPTATLPQHATIDALSPQPASVHSSAISVHFSLPAHSEVTVELFDLLGRKQRSTVSAEYAAGTHVTRLPVRGLTPGVYMVRLTTGTTSTSQTLLVQQ